A part of Colius striatus isolate bColStr4 chromosome 13, bColStr4.1.hap1, whole genome shotgun sequence genomic DNA contains:
- the RIPPLY1 gene encoding protein ripply1: MEAAACCLSPHGLWRPVTSACPPAPGLQQGGRSPPLWRPWLPRAEEGAGHTDTARTRGAEVDGGTDKALALFHHPVRILWPKAKAFDYLYAVGEKLLENFPVQATLCLYEDSDSEEEEEEEEEEEEE, translated from the exons ATGGAAGCTGCTGCCTGTTGCCTGTCTCCCCATGGGCtctggaggcctgtgaccagtgcttgcccaccagccccagggctgcagcaaggGGGAAG GTCGCCGCCTCTCTGGAGACCGTGGCTGCCCCGAGCCGAGGAGGGAGCCGGGCACACGGACACG GCTCGGACTCGGGGAGCTGAGGTGGATGGCGGCACTGACAAAGCGCTGGCGCTTTTCCACCACCCGGTCAG GATCCTCTGGCCCAAGGCCAAGGCTTTCGACTATCTGTACGCCGTGGgggagaagctgctggagaacTTCCCGGTGCAGGCCACGCTCTGCCTGTACGAGGACTCGgacagcgaggaggaggaggaggaggaggaggaggaggaggaggag
- the PRRG3 gene encoding transmembrane gamma-carboxyglutamic acid protein 3: MEELCSYEEVKEVFEDKEKTMEFWKGYTNSVYSVRDPRPGSERSDAVYVLVPLLGAALLIVVALFGVWRCQLQKAARQRPSYAQPRCPPSRAGRSLPRLAPPRRRSHSQPEPGGRPGGAPQPHLTLCPPRHSLSVLSRLSGATPPPSYEEATGQPESGGQEAYSDPPPKYEEIVAGGPAMGK, from the exons atggaggagctctgcagctatGAGGAGGTCAAGGAGGTGTTCGAGGACAAGGAGAAGACG ATGGAGTTCTGGAAGGGCTACACCAACTCCGTGTACTCCGTCAGGGACCCCCGGCCGGGCTCGGAGCGCTCCGACGCCGTGTACGTGCTGGTGCCTCTCTTGGGAGCGGCTCTCCTCATCGTCGTCGCCCTGTTCGGCGTGTGGAGGTGCCAGCTGCAGAAGGCCGCCCGCCAGCGCCCGTCCTACGCCCAGCCGCGCTGCCCGCCCAGCCGTGCCGGCCGCAGCCTGCCGCGCCTGGCGCCGCCCCGCCGGCGCTCGCACAGCCAGCCCGAGCCCGGGGGCAGGCCCGGGGGCGCCCCCCAGCCGCACCTCACGCTCTGCCCCCCGCGGCACTCGCTCTCCGTCCTCTCCAGACTGTCGGGTGCCACCCCTCCGCCGTCCTACGAGGAGGCGACGGGGCAGCCCGAGAGCGGCGGCCAGGAGGCCTACAGCGACCCGCCGCCCAAGTACGAGGAGATCGTGGCTGGTGGCCCTGCCATGGGCAAATAG